A genomic stretch from Helianthus annuus cultivar XRQ/B chromosome 1, HanXRQr2.0-SUNRISE, whole genome shotgun sequence includes:
- the LOC110943732 gene encoding uncharacterized protein LOC110943732 has product MGQSLFVQINDPTNNSFSKHEIKSNLFTKRKGSKTLQTGPISTDILWDLSSAKYGSSSPEPIEGFYLAVTINQELILVLGDMDQEVYKKMNCSITCSPNSVFVSKTEHVFGKKVYATSAQFCGKGQVHEILIECDQVGSDDPFLSIRIDGKMVMKVKRLQWKFRGNYTVLVDGLPVEVYWDVYSWFFGKVMGNAVFLFQTCLSAERLWGSGQPAMSWSGPVGKDVGQSGLGFSLVVFAWKNE; this is encoded by the coding sequence ATGGGCCAGAGTCTTTTTGTCCAAATCAATGATCCCACCAACAACTCTTTCTCAAAACATGAAATCAAATCAAACTTATTCACCAAAAGAAAAGGGTCCAAAACCCTCCAAACAGGCCCTATTTCCACCGACATTTTATGGGATCTTTCATCTGCAAAATACGGATCTTCTTCACCCGAACCCATTGAAGGATTCTATCTTGCAGTCACAATCAATCAAGAACTGATCTTGGTGTTAGGAGATATGGATCAAGAAGTGTACAAAAAGATGAATTGTTCAATAACTTGTTCACCAAACTCTGTTTTTGTGTCGAAAACAGAGCATGTGTTTGGTAAGAAAGTGTATGCAACAAGTGCTCAGTTTTGTGGGAAGGGTCAGGTTCATGAGATCTTGATTGAGTGTGATCAAGTTGGTAGTGATGATCCGTTTCTTTCGATCCGAATTGACGGCAAAATGGTGATGAAAGTTAAGAGGCTGCAATGGAAGTTTAGAGGGAATTATACTGTTTTGGTTGATGGGTTGCCTGTTGAAGTTTATTGGGATGTTTATAGTTGGTTTTTTGGGAAGGTGATGGGGAATGCAGTGTTTTTGTTTCAAACTTGTCTTTCGGCGGAGAGATTGTGGGGTTCGGGTCAACCCGCGATGAGTTGGTCGGGTCCTGTAGGTAAGGATGTTGGGCAGTCGGGGCTCGGGTTTTCGTTGGTTGTGTTTGCGTGGAAAAATGAGTAG
- the LOC110943738 gene encoding F-box protein At4g02760, which yields MDSNSMAKRPKPPSDHFNMDALLTSFLSLSDSPSIHTSFDRLIQSTASDSDQNRLIQRALRLGSLLLDAANRSARRCSSDHNAVVWPLSPDLTIKIFSMLDTQSVCYVAATCSFFQKCAMDPSCFANIDLATLVPKVNNAVVSTMIHRAGDALKSIRLGVLPIVPAPPFFSSQPLVYSIRNANDASGFSWNDKKSRQGKESSILTRSCLNSLSGNGGAPGYGVHLRRLHLYNIERMDNASLLTSLSACPSLVDLEIVGLHVELRHTLESISRNCPLIERLVFESSKTGRDDGLKFPTCNEFVHNCPNITTLALKGFKLHDYKARMLVKGLRRLKHLDLSTSYSFTGAFLKNVSGNGGGGGDNLEVMILRDCMHLKEIEVERFMAAVLAGEFKLLRHLDISNREGLACEGDWSNRCYNASFIPIQQLLEQRPDFCLVAEFPKGSYNDNDQMIGSDVSLASQSSSSHTSDGSSTSDGSYNSDHGSGNEYGRESVFTIYEENSDYLMS from the exons ATGGATTCCAATTCCATGGCGAAACGCCCCAAACCTCCGTCAGATCACTTCAACATGGACGCTCTGTTAACCTCCTTCTTATCTCTATCCGATTCGCCGTCGATCCACACCTCTTTCGACCGCCTTATTCAATCAACCGCCTCCGATTCCGATCAAAACCGGTTGATTCAACGCGCTCTGCGTCTCGGTTCGCTTTTACTTGATGCTGCTAATCGATCTGCTCGCAGATGCTCTTCCGATCATAACGCCGTCGTTTGGCCGCTCTCGCCGGACCTCACTATCAAG ATTTTTTCAATGCTTGATACACAAAGTGTATGTTATGTTGCGGCTACATGCTCGTTTTTTCAGAAGTGTGCAATGGATCCTTCGTGTTTTGCTAACATTGACTTGGCTACATTAGTCCCTAAAGTCAACAATGCTGTGGTGTCGACGATGATCCATCGAGCTGGAGATGCGCTTAA GTCTATAAGGCTTGGTGTATTACCAATCGTTCCTGCTCCACCTTTCTTTTCATCTCAACCGTTGGTTTATAGCATTAGAAACGCAAATGACGCATCAGGATTTTCATGGAATGACAAAAAGTCAAGGCAGGGAAAGGAATCTTCCATTCTAACAAGGTCCTGTCTGAATTCTTTGAGTGGCAATGGTGGTGCACCTGGGTATGG ggttcatttgagaagatTACACCTATACAACATTGAAAGAATGGACAATGCATCCCTCTTGACATCATTATCAGCTTGTCCATCTCTCGTTGATCTAGAAATTGTGGGCCT GCATGTTGAATTGAGGCATACATTGGAGTCAATAAGTAGAAACTGTCCGTTGATAGAACGTTTGGTTTTCGAATCATCAAAAACAG GTAGAGATGATGGTTTGAAATTCCCGACCTGTAATGAATTTGTCCACAACTGTCCTAACATAACCACCTTAGCACTAAAAGGATTTAAGCTACATGACTACAAGGCTCGTATGCTGGTAAAG GGTTTACGAAGATTGAAACATCTTGATCTTTCAACGTCTTACTCATTCACCGGTGCATTTTTAAA GAATGTTAGTGGCaatggcggtggcggtggtgataACTTAGAGGTGATGATCTTACGGGACTGTATGCATCTAAAGGAA ATTGAAGTCGAGCGGTTTATGGCAGCTGTTCTTGCAGGGGAATTCAAGCTCCTTAGACATCTT GATATATCTAACAGGGAAGGTCTAGCGTGTGAGGGTGACTGGAGCAATAGATGTTACAATGCTag CTTTATTCCTATACAGCAATTATTGGAACAGAGGCCTGATTTTTGTTTGGTTGCTGAATTCCCGAAAGGAAG TTACAATGACAATGATCAAATGATAGGCAGTGACGTAAGTTTAGCATCGCAGTCGAGCAGTAGCCATACATCTGACGGATCAAGCACGTCAGACGGGAGTTATAATAGTGATCATGGTAGTGGTAACGAGTACGGTAGAGAAAGTGTTTTCACAATCTACGAAGAAAACTCAGACTACCTCATGAGTTGA
- the LOC110935153 gene encoding membrane protein PM19L, producing MASGGAKPAIFFLLFVNLILYLIITIIASWAVNHGIEESLEQASVLSTPAKLFPIYFPFGNMATGYVVILSLLAGVVGFTTSATGMSNAAQWNASDLYAASASSLITWSLTMLAMGFACKEIHIGWSGTTLRALEALLIIVSGTQLLGMIAIHAGIEALSYGGGRV from the exons ATGGCTTCTGGTGGTGCCAAACCCGCGATATTCTTCCTCTTGTTCGTGAACCTCATTCTTTATCTAATCATCACGATAATTGCTTCGTGGGCTGTCAATCACGGTATCGAAGAATCCCTAGAACAAG CATCTGTTCTAAGTACCCCGGCAAAACTATTTCCGATATACTTCCCATTCGGCAACATGGCGACCGGCTATGTAGTTATCCTCTCTCTCTTGGCCGGAGTTGTCGGTTTTACAACTTCCGCCACCGGAATGAGTAATGCCGCTCAATGGAATGCTTCCGATCTATACGCAGCTTCGGCTTCTTCTCTAATCACTTGGTCACTCACAATGCTTGCCATGGG ATTTGCCTGCAAAGAGATACATATTGGTTGGAGTGGGACAACCTTG CGCGCTCTAGAGGCTCTCTTGATAATTGTAAGTGGGACGCAGTTACTTGGCATGATCGCGATTCACGCTGGGATTGAAGCGTTGTCGTATGGTGGGGGGCGAGTTTAA